From Perognathus longimembris pacificus isolate PPM17 chromosome 22, ASM2315922v1, whole genome shotgun sequence, one genomic window encodes:
- the Zbed3 gene encoding zinc finger BED domain-containing protein 3, with amino-acid sequence MRSEEQAVIMEESEGPDDEAAQGGPCPGLAPAPPGHLGAPYSEAWGYFHLAPARPGQPSGRWATCRLCGEQVGHGPGLQAGTPALWRHLRSAHRRELEKSGARSSPPGAAEGDWARLLEQMGALAVRGSRRERELERREAAVERAERALEQRRRALQDDERALEQRRRALQDDERALERRGRALLAERELLQARLLEQSRHEGAPACASGPPLPLKDEPEGDGAILTKVLL; translated from the coding sequence ATGAGGAGTGAGGAGCAGGCGGTGATCATGGAGGAGAGCGAGGGGCCGGACGACGAGGCAGCGCAGGGCGGCCCGTGCCCCGGGCTGGCGCCGGCTCCTCCGGGCCACCTCGGGGCTCCGTACTCCGAGGCCTGGGGCTACTTCCACctggcccccgcgcgccccgggcaGCCCTCGGGCCGCTGGGCCACCTGCCGGCTGTGCGGGGAGCAGGTGGGCCACGGCCCGGGCCTGCAGGCGGGGACGCCTGCGCTGTGGAGGCACCTGAGGAGCGCGCACCGGCGGGAGCTGGAGAAGAGCGGCGCCCGGAGCTCGCCGCCCGGGGCCGCCGAGGGCGACTGGGCGCGCCTGCTGGAGCAGATGGGCGCCCTGGCCGTGCGCGGCAGCCGGCGCGAGCGCGAGCTGGAGCGGCGCGAGGCGGCCGTGGAGCGGGCCGAGCGGGCCCTGGAGCAGCGGCGGCGCGCGCTGCAGGACGACGAACGCGCCCTGGAGCAGCGGCGGCGCGCGCTGCAGGACGACGAACGCGCCCTGGAGCGCCGGGGGCGCGCGCTGCTGGCGGAGCGGGAGCTGCTGCAGGCGCGGCTGCTGGAGCAGAGTCGCCACGAGGGCGCCCCGGCGTGTGCCAGCGGGCCGCCCCTGCCGCTCAAAGACGAACCGGAAGGAGACGGGGCCATCCTCACCAAGGTCCTGCTGTGA